In Aspergillus flavus chromosome 3, complete sequence, one genomic interval encodes:
- a CDS encoding fungal-specific transcription factor domain-containing protein — MFHTFNLAMPARHGPDQRASSSALTSKQRQKVSRACDRCRTFRTKCGEKPCPRCVLDKVRCTWTSSPAARQKSKTLVSTGREHHPEPRPRDSVRLDASPEISLAPVTVGRPQMPSAPAGSATEIIPNHGRVKLDEHMEPLNRPAYVFVKIDAFFADSRTTSRTSTHGAMADLKTAYPGPFPDLPNIAALADRQPPCNEHLTEDQQMYFLRMFWEAYHPLLQVSDEAEFQSLLDLDRRQDSEVGRLTKALVNCMTALGIQYSHGAGLTSRILTLRRCAVNISSVGYGYFRRCRDYIALLTEPTLLSMQCYALMSLYLMNASNFREAYSLLGSAIRDSHSVNLHEEPSERLQPKERIAQKRIWWLLFMLDIQCSQQLGKPVAVQTTTITCALPSADEQTTRACWKNLHISTYFVHAVKLAVSLAEIQRLIFTSKLYEDASNVTALERRANLLATSLVCLEKWSNELPDDLLSPRKNTGHTESMSTAESPIVLELGAPSWLHHQRVLLEVYYHNAYIMLQRPFICFPQPSNSSPVHQPQTDHHARCSLQHAITMTIIVHGLCSSSDVFFGSPAILHPLWNATVTILGYVVANPFSPRSRRAIQWIFKALAVFEAFAATEPFAARAENLTRALVAKLNDILTNLDENSEQTNNCGRITLGLTLQQSPDTISSTTPSSANPVDAPAGSLAGGGLEHTFDNTFFTDDSLCSSIGAVEINTWAAYQDHLDLWSSSHSDGALDAIDALGIGNTP, encoded by the exons ATGTTTCACACGTTCAATCTGGCCATGCCAGCGCGGCATGGTCCTGATCAACGCGCTTCAAGCTCGGCATTGACATCCAAACAACGACAGAAAGTATCGCGGGCATGCGATCGATGCCGTACCTTCCGCACCAAGTGCGGGGAGAAGCCGTGCCCACGCTGTGTGCTTGATAAAGTCAGATGTACGTGGACCTCCAGTCCAGCCGCCAGGCAAAAGTCTAAGACCCTCGTCTCAACCGG aagagagcaCCACCCCGAGCCCCGTCCCAGGGACAGTGTTCGACTCGATGCGTCTCCGGAAATCTCCCTGGCGCCGGTCACCGTCGGCCGACCGCAAATGCCCTCAGCCCCTGCCGGTAGTGCCACTGAGATTATTCCTAATCATGGCCGCGTGAAGCTGGACGAGCACATGGAGCCGCTCAACCGCCCGGCGTATGTCTTCGTCAAAATCGATGCCTTCTTTGCCGATTCTAGGACCACGTCGCGCACCTCCACGCACGGAGCAATGGCGGATCTGAAAACTGCATATCCGGGTCCGTTTCCTGATCTGCCGAATATTGCAGCGTTGGCGGACAGGCAACCTCCCTGCAATGAGCACTTGACGGAGGATCAACAAATGTATTTTCTGAGAATGTTTTGGGAAGCATATCATCCGCTCTTGCAAGTTTCTGATGAAGCGGAATTCCAATCGCTGTTGGATTTGGATCGGCGACAAGATTCCGAGGTTGGGAGATTGACCAAGGCATTGGTAAATTGTATGACGGCTTTAGGAATCCAATACAGCCATGGGGCCGGCCTAACTTCCCGCATCCTGACTTTGCGCCGTTGTGCGGTCAATATCTCGTCAGTAGGGTATGGATATTTCCGTCGCTGCCGCGATTATATCGCCCTTCTGACCGAGCCCACACTCCTATCGATGCAATGCTACGCTCTGATGTCTTTGTATCTCATGAATGCAAGCAATTTCAGGGAGGCCTATAGCCTGCTTGGTTCCGCCATCCGTGACAGCCATAGTGTTAATCTCCACGAGGAGCCCAGTGAGCGTCTCcagccaaaagaaagaatagcTCAGAAACGGATTTGGTGGTTACTCTTCATGCTCGATATACAATGTTCCCAGCAGCTTGGGAAGCCAGTCGCTGTACAGACTACTACGATAACGTGTGCGTTGCCGTCAGCTGATGAACAAACGACGAGGGCGTGTTGGAAGAACCTGCACATCTCGACCTATTTCGTTCATGCGGTGAAACTCGCGGTGTCTCTTGCCGAGATCCAACGACTGATTTTCACGTCGAAACTATACGAGGATGCCAGCAACGTCACAGCGCTAGAACGGCGAGCGAACCTACTAGCCACATCGCTTGTTTGTTTAGAGAAATGGAGCAATGAACTACCGGATGACCTCCTTAGCCCCAGGAAGAACACGGGCCACACGGAATCTATGTCCACGGCAGAGAGTCCGATAGTGTTAGAGCTCGGAGCACCCAGCTGGCTCCACCACCAACGGGTTTTACTTGAAGTATACTATCATAATGCGTATATTATGCTTCAGCGGCCATTCATCTGTTTCCCACAGCCTTCCAATTCCTCTCCTGTCCACCAGCCACAAACAGACCACCATGCTCGCTGCTCGCTGCAGCACGCCATAACCATGACAATTATCGTCCATGGTCTCTGCTCTTCTTCCGACGTTTTTTTCGGCTCGCCCGCAATCCTGCACCCGCTGTGGAACGCCACGGTGACCATTCTTGGATACGTTGTAGCGAACCCATTCTCTCCTCGATCACGGAGGGCAATTCAGTGGATCTTCAAAGCCTTAGCTGTATTTGAGGCCTTCGCAGCAACCGAACCTTTCGCTGCTCGAGCTGAAAATCTCACACGAGCACTTGTCGCGAAACTGAATGACATATTGACCAACCTGGATGAAAATTCGGAGCAGACGAACAACTGCGGCAGAATCACCCTAGGATTGACACTGCAGCAATCACCCGATACTATAAGCTCAACTACGCCATCATCCGCGAACCCGGTTGACGCACCGGCGGGGTCCCTCGCGGGAGGAGGGCTGGAGCACACTTTTGATAATACATTTTTCACGGACGACAGCCTTTGCTCGTCGATTGGAGCAGTTGAAATTAACACATGGGCAGCCTATCAAGATCATCTTGACCTATGGAGCAGCAGCCACTCAGATGGAGCGCTTGACGCAATAGATGCACTGGGAATAGGCAACACTCCTTGA